CCAAGCTCAGGTCAATCTTCTTGGGGTGAAGAAGAGATACAGCGGTACAATGGATGCTTACAAAACCATTGCAAGACAAGAAGGAATGAAAGGCCTATGGAAAGGTGCATAATAGAATAgcaatgtatacagtgtgtgcagCTATAGTTTACTTATTGGTACATTCATTTTTACTGTACAGATAGGGTCACAAGGGCTGTCTTTTTctgcgtattttgctgtgtatgggtaacaaaatcagctgcagaaaatagcaGCAAAACACGGTATGCGTgaccctaccttaaaggggtactccacccctagacatcttatcccctatccaaaggatgggggataagatgtctgatcgtgggggtcccgccgctggggacccccgcaatatagcatgcggcacccacctgtttctgctccggaagcactggagggtctgggtcccaaccacgggaacggaagatcgtgatgtcaagcccgccccctcaatgcaagtccatgggagggggcgtgacggccgtcacgccccctcccatagacttgcattgagggggcgggcatgaagtcacacggggtggagtcgtgacgtcacgatcttccgttcccgtggtcggaacccagaccctccagcgcttccggagcagaaacaggtgggtgccgcatgcaggggtccccagtggcgggatccccgcgatcagacatcttatcccccatcgtttggataggggataagatgtctagggatggagtacccctttaaagagaataaATCTAGATGTCATTGCAGGATATCATGTAAATTACTGGTTATTGATAATCATGACAACTATGAAAGCTTTAGGTATATAGCGGTGGTCATGAGGTTATGAATATTATGTCATGTTTGCAACAGCTTGAAATTCTGAAGTATAGTAATAAATAGGGATTTCAATtcctacagtattattattacattagTATAGTTTTCCAAACATACCATTAATGAAGTAAATCATAAAAATTTTATACTGtatatttgttttttaaacaggAACATTTCCAAATGTGACGAGAAATGCAATTGTCAACTGCACTGAACTGGTGACCTATGACCTAATAAAGGAAGCCCTGCTGCAGTACAAACTAATGACAGGTAACTACCGTTTCACAAAAGGCTTGCTATTACCATTGTCTGATGGGTttttgttgctcgcgaatattcgcaattcgaatattattcgcaaatatcgcatattcgcgaattcgcgaatttcgcgaatatagcgctatatattcgtaattacgaatattcgtttttttgttgttgttttttttcttcacagtacacatcacagtgatcacccctctctgcttccagcttgtgtggtgtaagaaggctgtaatactactgtgtgagactggcgtgcgaaaattcacatatgcgaaaattagcatatgcgaattttcgcgtatgctaattttgtaaatGCTAATTTCCatatatgaattttcgcatacgcgaattttcgcatatgcaaaaataaaacgagaatataacgaatatacgaataatcgcgaatatatgacgaatattcgtccatatattcgcgaatattcgcgaattcgaatatggcctatgccgctcaacactaatgggttACAGTAATAACTTGATGTTAAGCAGTCTGCACCCAATTAAGTGGCTGACAATTCTGAAATAGTATCAAATATTTATTGTTGAAACATGAGACACTAATAAGTAAAACTATTATTTTTCCTGGTACTTACATTGTCGTTCCATATAAAGACTCTATTGTCATCACATCAAGTAGATTCCCAATGAATAATAATAAGACTCAAGTTTTTGGACTTTAATTCTGCCATTAATATTTACATTTTGCAGATAAAAAAGTTACTTTTTTTAATCGTACTATCTTGTATGCACACATGAGGTTAGTGTCCTATAATAGTCATGACCGGCTGGCCAAAGTAAGTCAAATGACGCATGTTCTTACATCATATGTAGACTACACAGTGTAGGGAAGAAACAGGATGGTAAATGCATTGTACAGTAAGCACtaaatgtacagtgatccctcaacttacaatggcctcaacatacaatagtttcaacatacagttgtcttttttggaccattgtaagttgaaaccagactcaacatacaatgctatggacagtccagatctgtgaaacgtgtcaatgaaatgaccaatcagaatgggcattcactggtaaaactcctgtattactgaagcgtatgcactgactggtgtctggtagcgccccctacagtacagggaggtattacatgttctgtacactttacctgtaccagggttacctgctcctttggacaccaggtgagggcggctccatgttacttttttaggacactgtgtactgtacaggaccccgaagaagctcctgtcctctacatagaccagtgcttccaaaagcagggtgcccccaggtgttgaaaaactacaactcccagcatgcccggacagccaaaggctgtccgggaatgctgggagttgtagttttgtaacagctggaggctccctgcttggtaaacactgacagagacagtgatttacagctcccagcagatctttattacttttatatgtaaggcttTGCTTTagctatatcagttatctacttatttttttttaattcttactttttcctatttttggatgacattttggtgcctttagaaccaattcccaggtttccatagagttctggtctcaacatacaatggtttcaacatacaatggtcgtcccagaaccaattaatattgtaacttgagggaccactgtacgtgATAACTGGACTATTATATTTTGATGTTTTTTAGATAACCTCCCGTGCCATTTTGTATCGGCCTTTGGAGCTGGCTTTTGTACTACTGTTATTGCCTCCCCAGTGGATGTGGTAAAGACAAGATACATGAACTCCCCTCCTGGACAGTACACGTCAGCTATTAACTGTGCATGGACCATGCTCACCAAGGAGGGACCTACTgcattttataaagggtaattgtCATTGCTTTATATAAGAGAAACTTCTCCATTACAGACATAACAGGTAAAGCTAATGCAAGATGTTTCTGAATCTTACGCTACATGTTTATCATTTGTTTCGGTGCAGGTTTGTACCTTCATTCTTGAGGTTGGGATCCTGGAATGTTGTCATGTTTGTGTCTTACGAACAACTGAAGAGAGCAATGATGATGTCCAGACAAGGGGTTGAATACGCAGTGTGAGATTCCAAAGTCCCGAATGTACCCCAAGACTCACAAAATGAAAAAATACTATATAAGACTGTGTTGCATGACTATTCCTAATACATTATTCATGTATATACTGAGGGAGTGGTAGAAGATACTTGTAATCGGCAAACACAGCAACTTGGTGAAGGCAGAGCTCGCCCTTAAAATGGGACCTATAGTCTGTGAACAGTGTATTGGTATATGATACATACCTTGTACATGCAGGTCTTGAAACCACTGTTGCTATGACTGTGTATAGGAGTTGGGAGAGTAGGTTAACATATTGTCCTAGATGTTATATTGTTTTCTCAATTGTAGAAGCTGgttcttctatttaaaatagtAGTGAAAAATAGTTTCAACAACACTGCGTTCCCAATATTAGTATATCTTTTGTAATAAGAGCTGTCTGGTTGAGTTCTCTGTAGGAGCCCCATGAGCAGAACATGAGCCCCATGAGTCTTGAGCTGGCCATATACATCAGATTATTGTTGGCTGAAAATCTCATGTCAATGAAGCTCTCCTGACTCCCCCTTGACAGATGATGTTGGGGCAGAGAAGGGTTGGGCAGTTAGATTTCCACATGCTTGACCATTTTGTTCCCAGGGGACATAAGGtgccaccatacagtgtctggcatTGGCCACTGAAAATGCATAAAGCTCTGTCGAGCCAAGCGTGCAGGTCTATATGTCTATAGGGTGGTTGGAAGAGACAGCTATTAGTCAAGCACAATCTAAATTGTATGGCCAACATTAGATGCACCTTAATATGCATAAAATCTACAGGAAACTAGATCTATTTCATGGTTTTGTAGAATGTAAAAACTAGGCTGGAAGACAAGCCAGAAAAAGTCTGAGCTTTTTGTttgtatgtttatatttatttcaaaTTGGAAACATGCTAAATAAAATGGCTTTATTATATGTGTGATGTTTGTGAAATATTCTTAACAGAATCTAAGAACATAGAATACTAGGGTAGGAAGGCTACACAGAGACTGGAACAGCAGAACATAGAGTAGCTACACAGAGACTGGAACAGCAGAACATAGAGTAGCTACACAGAGACTGGAACAGCAGAACATAGAGTAGCTACACAGAGACTGGAACAGCAGAACATAGAGTAGATACACAGAGACTGGAACAGCAGAACCTAGAGTAGATACACAGAGACTGGAACCGCAGAACATAGAGTAGATACACAGAGACTGGAACAGCAGAACATACAGTAGATACACAGAGCCTGGAACAGCAGAACATAGAGTAGCTACACAGAGACTGGAACAGCAGAACATAGAGTAGATACACAGAGACAGGAACAGCAGAACATAGAGTAGCTACACAGAGACTGGAACAGCAGAACATAGAGTAGCTACACAGAGACTGGAACAGCAGAACATAGAGTAGATACACAGAGACTGGAACAGCAGAACATAGAGTAGATACACAGAGACTGGAACAGCAGAACATAGAGTAGATACACAGAGACTGGAACAGCAGAACATAGAGTAGATACACAGAGACTGGAACAGCAGAACATAATGTAGCTACACAGAGACTGGAACAGCAGAACCTAGAGTAGCTACACAGAGACTGGAACAGCAGAACATAGAGTAGCTACACAGAGACTGGAACAGCAGAACATAGAGTAGCTACACAGAGACTGGAACAGCAGAACATAGAGTAGCTACACAGAGACTGGAACAGCAGAACATAGAGTAGCTACACAGAGACTGGAACAGCAGAACATAGAGTAGCTTACACAGAGACTGGAACAGCAGAACATAGAGTAGCTACACAAACAGCAGAACATAGAGTAGCTACACAGAGACTGGAACAGCAGAACATAGAGTAGCTACACAGAGACTGGAACAGCAGAACATAGAGTAGCTACACAGAGACTGGAACAGCAGAACATAGAGTAGCTACACAGAGACTGGAACAGCAGAACATAGAGTAGCTACACAGAGACTGGAACAGCAGAACATAGAGTAGCTACACAGAGACTGGAACAGCAGAACATAGAGTAGCTACACAGAGACTGGAACAGCAGAACATAGAGTAG
Above is a genomic segment from Hyla sarda isolate aHylSar1 chromosome 1, aHylSar1.hap1, whole genome shotgun sequence containing:
- the UCP1 gene encoding mitochondrial brown fat uncoupling protein 1; translation: MVGLRPSDIPPTPAVKFFGAGTAACIADLFTFPLDTAKVRLQIQGESTVSGAVTGIRYKGVLGTMRTIVKTEGPRSLYNGLVAGLQRQMSFASIRIGLYDTVKLFYTNGKEKAGIVSRILAGCTTGALAVTIAQPTDVVKVRFQAQVNLLGVKKRYSGTMDAYKTIARQEGMKGLWKGTFPNVTRNAIVNCTELVTYDLIKEALLQYKLMTDNLPCHFVSAFGAGFCTTVIASPVDVVKTRYMNSPPGQYTSAINCAWTMLTKEGPTAFYKGFVPSFLRLGSWNVVMFVSYEQLKRAMMMSRQGVEYAV